In Methylacidiphilum infernorum V4, a single window of DNA contains:
- a CDS encoding RNA polymerase sigma factor: MEYTDSMLMELTAKGDDEAYSLLVQRHYQAIFGAAVKMLKDRYLAEEITQKVFLQAYRAAGRYEPRAKLRTWLYTILRRLVFNQFRKKEIQSSPLVTEKGEDRDITTYQSTTSPLDHLMKQEQMEWIEKSIDGLPPRQRMAVILKSYEDLSYEEIARILGVSVPATKSLLFRARETLREAFRKWEQNLTTKD, encoded by the coding sequence ATGGAATATACTGATTCTATGCTCATGGAACTGACGGCCAAAGGGGATGACGAAGCCTACAGCCTTCTTGTCCAAAGACACTACCAAGCGATATTCGGTGCAGCGGTAAAAATGTTAAAAGATAGATACCTGGCGGAAGAAATTACTCAAAAGGTTTTTCTTCAAGCCTATAGAGCGGCTGGCCGCTATGAGCCGAGGGCGAAGCTAAGAACCTGGCTTTATACCATTTTAAGAAGGCTTGTTTTTAACCAGTTCCGGAAGAAAGAGATCCAGTCATCTCCCCTTGTCACGGAGAAGGGAGAAGATAGAGATATTACTACTTATCAATCGACGACTTCACCCTTGGATCACCTGATGAAGCAAGAACAGATGGAATGGATAGAAAAAAGTATAGATGGGTTGCCCCCGCGCCAAAGGATGGCCGTTATTTTGAAAAGTTATGAAGATCTTTCCTACGAAGAAATAGCCCGGATTCTTGGGGTGAGTGTTCCGGCGACAAAATCACTTCTTTTTCGAGCAAGAGAAACATTAAGGGAGGCATTCCGAAAATGGGAGCAGAATCTGACAACTAAAGACTAG
- a CDS encoding TolC family protein translates to MILLIVLFLIMGYSSKSWAEEEQTYRAAPFSASDEGKPPPRALPPVTQPVPGRIAPSYTPPLEELLKSVSPIAYKAADKTALDLFQCFQLAAARWNQLKIDYQGILAQQAVVSQTLAQFYPQVSFLNEQSFQNSVGFAPTLGGIAFGVAPSTYFSLNSLSGTWTIFNSFQNVNRLNAARASAAYSTYHMERDYQLLYANLASAFYSALMYEGSIAILNDQIDILQSLVNELEFRQKIGRSRPADVFQTQTNLAATVAQRENYKGFYNQFLALLTYYLGIPPEKINIKDTQSLPSTKNLEEYLAQVGSRPDVLAQVQLLRAQKAGLAVARGMLGPTISVNGFYLLTHDPPVPNVWNVNVITSMPIFNGGLYTSTIRQQEALVHQVQLQLEDLKRQADENVRISFSLFNAAISQVVQLREEVEVGALYYAAQRDDFQRGVAALLDVLVALNTYQTARLNLFQAEMGARMQLVNLFVAAGTVPRNPEGSAMPVKKIILDSRTSETQPINSP, encoded by the coding sequence ATGATTCTTTTAATAGTCCTTTTCTTGATAATGGGTTATTCCTCCAAATCATGGGCTGAAGAGGAACAGACCTATAGAGCAGCTCCTTTTTCTGCGTCTGATGAAGGGAAACCTCCACCGAGGGCTCTTCCCCCTGTAACTCAACCGGTTCCCGGCCGAATTGCCCCTTCCTACACTCCGCCTCTCGAAGAGCTCCTTAAAAGTGTATCCCCTATTGCCTATAAAGCGGCGGATAAAACAGCCCTCGATCTCTTCCAATGTTTTCAATTGGCCGCAGCCCGTTGGAACCAGCTCAAGATCGATTATCAAGGTATTCTGGCCCAACAAGCGGTCGTATCCCAAACCCTTGCCCAATTTTACCCCCAGGTTTCTTTCTTAAACGAGCAGAGTTTTCAAAATAGCGTTGGATTTGCTCCAACCTTAGGAGGTATTGCCTTTGGCGTAGCTCCAAGCACCTACTTTTCTTTGAATTCCCTTAGTGGAACGTGGACCATTTTCAATAGTTTTCAGAATGTCAACCGGCTCAATGCGGCTCGGGCATCGGCTGCCTATTCGACCTACCACATGGAAAGGGATTACCAGCTCCTTTACGCCAATTTGGCTTCAGCCTTTTACAGTGCATTGATGTATGAAGGCAGCATCGCCATATTGAATGACCAGATAGACATCCTTCAGTCCCTTGTCAATGAATTGGAGTTCCGGCAGAAAATTGGGAGGTCAAGACCGGCAGACGTGTTTCAAACCCAGACCAATCTGGCGGCGACCGTGGCTCAAAGGGAAAATTACAAGGGTTTTTATAATCAGTTTCTTGCCCTCCTTACATACTACTTGGGAATACCTCCTGAAAAGATCAACATAAAGGATACCCAAAGCTTGCCTTCGACAAAAAACCTGGAAGAATACCTTGCTCAAGTAGGGTCTAGACCGGATGTGCTTGCCCAAGTGCAGCTTTTAAGGGCACAAAAAGCCGGCCTTGCCGTGGCGAGGGGTATGCTTGGGCCGACCATTTCTGTCAATGGGTTTTATCTTTTAACGCATGATCCTCCGGTTCCTAATGTTTGGAATGTCAATGTCATTACCTCTATGCCTATTTTTAATGGCGGCCTTTATACATCAACCATTAGGCAACAAGAAGCCCTGGTTCACCAGGTCCAGTTGCAATTAGAGGACTTAAAAAGACAGGCTGACGAAAATGTGCGCATTTCTTTTTCTCTTTTTAATGCGGCGATCAGCCAAGTGGTTCAGTTGAGAGAAGAAGTGGAAGTGGGAGCACTTTACTATGCGGCTCAAAGAGATGATTTTCAGAGGGGAGTTGCTGCTTTGCTCGATGTCCTGGTTGCTTTGAATACCTATCAAACCGCAAGGTTAAACCTTTTCCAGGCGGAAATGGGGGCAAGAATGCAACTGGTCAATCTTTTTGTAGCCGCGGGAACCGTCCCTAGAAATCCTGAAGGATCGGCTATGCCGGTTAAAAAAATCATCTTGGATTCAAGGACCTCTGAAACCCAACCCATCAATTCTCCTTAA
- a CDS encoding HD domain-containing protein, protein MSNEEKFDCLSILSEKTIRQGTLQGTIRCQVLSIKESTSKNGSVFLDIEVADQSGNKRIKIWPESQAYSAFLSLPQNAFIELSAIFRYTPFGLQAYAHALRTLNLEEIEGLLNTKGNIQVEKDWEFLHAKIATLKDPRLRVLCQQFLLLYGEKLRRAAAAREYHHNFRGGLLRHVCQMIEAADALMLAYPSYNWDLVKAGILFHDCGKLWENDFQEKGFAMKRNKSAELIGHIPLGVEVVNSLWRSLQKNEEFLNNSIPPTEEVRIHLLHLIIAHHGLKEHGSPITPRTPEAWIIHVLDNLDAKLEMFRCAYAEGKEISPGIFERKPPLEGNPVAPLDKYSSFSTPPEQSNPFLDAYDLPKKASEKPSEG, encoded by the coding sequence ATGTCCAACGAAGAAAAATTTGATTGCCTCTCTATATTATCTGAAAAGACCATACGCCAAGGAACTCTCCAAGGCACAATTCGCTGCCAGGTTTTATCCATCAAAGAATCCACATCTAAAAACGGTTCGGTTTTCCTTGATATAGAGGTTGCAGATCAATCCGGCAACAAAAGAATCAAAATATGGCCTGAGTCTCAAGCTTATTCTGCTTTCCTCTCCTTGCCACAAAACGCTTTCATTGAACTATCCGCGATTTTTCGTTATACCCCTTTCGGCTTACAAGCTTATGCTCATGCTCTAAGAACCCTCAATCTCGAAGAAATAGAAGGATTGTTGAATACAAAGGGGAATATCCAGGTAGAGAAAGACTGGGAATTTCTTCATGCAAAAATAGCTACCCTAAAAGATCCACGCCTGCGAGTTCTCTGCCAGCAATTTCTTTTGCTCTACGGCGAGAAGCTGAGAAGAGCCGCCGCAGCAAGAGAATATCATCATAATTTTCGAGGGGGACTTCTTCGCCATGTTTGTCAAATGATCGAAGCGGCGGATGCCCTGATGCTAGCCTATCCCTCTTATAACTGGGACCTTGTCAAAGCGGGTATACTTTTCCATGATTGTGGGAAGCTTTGGGAAAACGATTTCCAGGAAAAAGGTTTTGCCATGAAAAGGAATAAGTCCGCGGAACTGATCGGTCATATTCCACTTGGAGTAGAAGTCGTCAATTCATTGTGGAGAAGCTTGCAAAAAAACGAGGAATTTCTCAATAACTCGATTCCTCCCACAGAAGAGGTTCGCATCCATCTTCTTCATTTGATTATTGCGCACCACGGTCTTAAAGAACACGGTTCTCCGATTACTCCCCGGACTCCCGAAGCTTGGATTATCCATGTACTGGATAATCTTGACGCCAAGTTAGAGATGTTCCGCTGTGCCTATGCTGAAGGAAAAGAAATTTCACCCGGAATCTTTGAAAGGAAGCCTCCTCTTGAAGGAAACCCTGTTGCCCCGCTCGACAAGTATTCTTCCTTTTCAACTCCCCCAGAACAATCTAACCCCTTTTTGGACGCCTATGATCTGCCAAAAAAGGCTTCTGAAAAGCCATCAGAAGGATAA
- a CDS encoding phosphoribosylaminoimidazolesuccinocarboxamide synthase — translation MPLSKTLEKYGIRKVRSGKVRDLYHWKNELWMVTSDRVSAFDCVLAEEIPSKGIVLNQIALGWFERTSVICPSALLSEELPLEIDLPEWEGRLMRVLPCDPLPVEFIARGYVVGGAWKEYLEKGTAGGYKLPRGLTYGSPLPEPLFTPTTKAKQGHDLPLDEESAKEIIGENYELLKNLTLELYLHGKSYAFNKGLILLDTKFEFGIREGKIFLIDELMTPDSSRFWLREDFERDKDRCPHYDKQILRHYLEKTGWNKQPPPPRLSEEIIKEMQARYKEVLARLFPERFEKVISLID, via the coding sequence ATGCCTTTATCCAAGACCTTGGAAAAATACGGGATTCGAAAAGTAAGAAGTGGTAAAGTGAGGGATCTTTATCACTGGAAAAATGAACTCTGGATGGTCACTTCAGACAGGGTATCCGCCTTTGATTGTGTTTTAGCAGAAGAGATTCCCTCAAAAGGAATAGTTTTGAACCAGATTGCCTTAGGCTGGTTCGAGAGAACATCTGTAATCTGTCCAAGTGCCTTGCTCAGCGAAGAGTTGCCCCTGGAAATTGACCTTCCCGAATGGGAGGGAAGACTAATGCGCGTTCTACCCTGTGATCCTTTACCCGTAGAATTTATAGCGCGTGGATATGTAGTGGGAGGAGCTTGGAAGGAATACTTGGAAAAAGGGACCGCCGGAGGCTACAAGTTGCCAAGAGGGTTGACTTATGGGAGTCCACTGCCAGAACCTCTTTTTACACCCACAACAAAAGCGAAGCAAGGGCATGACCTCCCCCTGGATGAAGAATCGGCAAAAGAAATTATTGGCGAAAACTACGAATTGCTGAAAAACCTGACCCTTGAACTTTACCTTCATGGCAAAAGTTATGCCTTCAATAAAGGTCTTATCCTTTTGGATACGAAATTCGAATTTGGAATAAGAGAAGGAAAAATTTTTTTGATCGATGAACTAATGACTCCTGACAGTTCTCGTTTCTGGCTGCGCGAAGATTTTGAAAGGGATAAAGATCGTTGCCCACATTACGACAAGCAGATCCTTAGGCATTATCTTGAAAAAACAGGATGGAATAAACAACCTCCTCCCCCGAGGTTGAGTGAAGAAATAATAAAAGAAATGCAAGCCAGGTACAAAGAAGTGCTGGCGAGACTTTTCCCGGAAAGGTTCGAAAAGGTCATTTCGCTGATCGATTAA
- a CDS encoding glycosyltransferase gives MTTSPPFESQFFSQRIKIHSKFFYDKGKKFFIQGVSYGPFKPRTAECSFFPLPEEVKADFLLMQQAGINTLRLYHFPPAWFLDLAKEFNLKILISIPWINRYAYLSNLQSFQDFKKSLKNKIKAIAGHGTLLGYFVDNEMAPDCIRFYGRRKIEKLLSDLLLFVKENDPDAALSYANFPPTEYLHPKPVDFYSFNVYLHNPKELENYLSRLQNIAGEKPLLISEFGMDSLRHGEEEQANLLEEHIRIVFQSGLAGTILFSWTDEWFAGGMDVEDWAFGLVKKDRKAKKSYHVVGKLFQNSSLPLYKRFPLERTPKVSVIVCTYNGAKTLTDCLSSLKRLQYPDYEIIVVDDGSTDHTRKILHQFPEVIAFHQPNKGLSAARNLGIEKATGEIVAFTDSDCMADPDWLYFMVKTLLNDRYVACGGPNFSPVPRQSIQEIISLAPGSPSHVLLSDTHAEHIPGCNMAYWKWIFEKIGYFDPIFRKAGDDVDICWRILSSGYQIGFNPSAVIWHYRRFTVKDYLKQQIGYGEAEALLRFKHPHYFGSLGNALWKGRIYEQNLSFFSLKKSSLYQGIFGTGFFQFLYPEKESSWSAFLKSFEYLFVSPFLSLLLSCFKTTKPFLFLPLLPPLLAALNYTNRVDKENKSHSFLSKFLLFFLVLLQPVARGYKRYKTWLFSRKLPLSIPRGMGPADILKSLVQKPALLSFWSKTGQDRLFLLGAISRKLIKTASLYALDSGWDSWDIHVYAGPFWDCQLLTLTEIYPKNERVIKIKIRFKRTFLNKISLFLLILSLYLLFLGFGQNSLLLTLPLSLLLLSFLSIQKTIIGIKLKEWIKQTAQEVGLEPINEDNKSSKPL, from the coding sequence GTGACAACGTCGCCACCTTTTGAATCTCAATTTTTTTCTCAAAGAATAAAAATCCATTCCAAGTTTTTCTACGACAAAGGGAAAAAGTTTTTTATCCAGGGAGTAAGCTATGGTCCTTTTAAACCAAGAACCGCTGAATGTTCTTTTTTTCCCCTTCCTGAAGAAGTCAAAGCGGATTTTCTTCTCATGCAGCAAGCAGGAATCAATACCCTAAGATTATACCATTTTCCCCCAGCTTGGTTTTTAGACTTGGCCAAGGAATTCAATTTGAAAATTTTAATCTCCATTCCCTGGATTAACCGGTATGCCTACTTATCCAATCTCCAATCTTTTCAAGATTTTAAAAAGTCCTTAAAAAACAAAATCAAAGCGATTGCCGGTCACGGCACCCTGTTGGGATATTTTGTAGATAACGAGATGGCTCCGGATTGTATCCGTTTTTACGGCAGGAGAAAAATAGAAAAGCTCTTATCCGATCTTCTTCTCTTTGTAAAAGAAAACGATCCCGACGCAGCCCTCAGCTATGCAAATTTCCCTCCTACAGAATATCTTCATCCCAAGCCTGTCGATTTTTACAGTTTCAATGTCTATCTTCATAATCCAAAAGAGCTGGAAAACTATCTCTCCAGGCTTCAGAATATCGCTGGAGAAAAACCTCTTTTAATCAGTGAATTTGGCATGGATTCCTTAAGACATGGAGAAGAAGAACAGGCGAATCTTCTTGAAGAACATATCCGCATCGTTTTCCAATCCGGCCTTGCAGGGACAATCCTTTTCAGTTGGACCGATGAATGGTTCGCCGGAGGGATGGACGTTGAAGATTGGGCTTTCGGACTTGTAAAAAAGGATAGAAAAGCAAAAAAGAGCTATCATGTAGTCGGCAAACTGTTTCAAAACTCTTCCCTTCCCTTGTACAAAAGATTTCCCCTCGAGCGCACGCCCAAAGTGTCTGTTATCGTTTGCACCTACAATGGAGCTAAAACCCTGACCGATTGTCTATCCTCGTTGAAACGCCTTCAGTATCCAGACTATGAAATCATCGTTGTCGATGACGGATCTACGGATCATACGAGGAAAATACTTCACCAATTCCCCGAAGTGATTGCTTTCCATCAGCCTAATAAAGGACTAAGTGCAGCCAGGAACTTGGGAATTGAAAAGGCTACGGGAGAAATTGTCGCTTTTACCGATTCAGATTGTATGGCCGATCCCGATTGGCTCTATTTTATGGTCAAAACCTTGCTCAATGACCGCTATGTTGCTTGCGGGGGACCCAACTTTTCGCCCGTTCCCAGGCAATCGATCCAAGAGATTATATCCTTGGCTCCAGGATCACCCAGCCATGTTTTATTGTCGGATACTCATGCTGAACACATTCCCGGTTGCAACATGGCCTATTGGAAATGGATATTCGAAAAAATAGGATATTTCGACCCCATTTTCCGCAAGGCCGGAGACGACGTCGATATCTGTTGGAGAATTTTGTCTTCAGGTTACCAGATCGGGTTCAATCCTTCTGCAGTAATTTGGCATTACCGGAGGTTCACGGTAAAAGACTACCTGAAACAACAGATAGGCTATGGAGAAGCTGAAGCCTTGCTCCGCTTCAAACATCCCCATTACTTTGGATCCTTGGGAAATGCCCTATGGAAAGGAAGGATATATGAACAGAACCTAAGTTTTTTTTCTTTAAAAAAATCCTCCCTTTACCAAGGTATTTTTGGGACGGGCTTCTTCCAGTTCCTTTACCCCGAAAAAGAAAGCTCCTGGTCCGCTTTCCTGAAAAGCTTTGAATACCTGTTTGTTTCTCCTTTTCTTTCCTTGTTGCTTTCTTGCTTTAAAACAACCAAACCCTTTTTATTTCTTCCCCTGCTTCCTCCTCTTCTTGCCGCTTTAAACTATACAAACAGAGTTGATAAAGAAAACAAATCCCATTCTTTTCTTTCCAAGTTCCTCCTTTTCTTTCTTGTTCTCCTCCAACCCGTAGCCAGGGGTTATAAACGCTACAAGACCTGGTTGTTTTCCAGAAAGCTTCCTCTCTCTATCCCACGGGGAATGGGCCCGGCTGACATTCTTAAATCGCTTGTCCAAAAGCCCGCTTTGCTTTCCTTCTGGTCTAAAACTGGACAGGATAGGCTATTTCTTCTAGGGGCAATATCACGAAAACTGATAAAAACAGCATCTCTATATGCCCTGGATTCCGGCTGGGATAGTTGGGACATTCATGTCTATGCCGGTCCATTTTGGGACTGTCAATTGCTCACCCTTACGGAGATTTATCCCAAGAATGAAAGAGTTATAAAAATCAAGATAAGGTTCAAGCGCACTTTCCTAAACAAAATTTCTCTTTTCCTTTTGATCCTTTCTTTATATCTTCTTTTCTTGGGATTTGGTCAAAATTCCCTTTTATTGACCCTTCCTTTGTCCCTGCTCCTGCTCTCTTTCCTATCTATTCAAAAAACGATAATAGGGATCAAGCTAAAGGAATGGATTAAGCAAACCGCCCAAGAAGTAGGGCTGGAACCGATCAATGAAGACAACAAATCAAGCAAGCCCCTCTAA
- a CDS encoding ABC transporter ATP-binding protein produces MKTTNQASPSKKKSTPSSLFDSFSIYKRTLPYYRPFLSKILFCFILVVISVGLNLLRPWPVKWLIDDVLLKASNSHGAFPVPVQNITVMVFLGCFALFTIYLVHSGLTLIINSLLYKIALLALLKLRTDTFSFLQYLPLRFHESTQSGDIIYRIAYDTQSIMTLFIRGVSTIFSSLLLLVGTLVVMLKLNFYLAVTALGIAPLLWIVIGVNTSKIRHKSTQVQEKESSLLSETSERISAIRLIQAYSQEEKAIASFKNAAWNSLNTNYDYLLTTNRYSLLVTLITALGTAIILFIGAKEVLNGRLSIGQLWIFLSYLASLYQPMEQLSYTSWTLESAASSLKRIFELFDIPNELPDPPKGIELEQVQGKIEFRNVSFQYNPGKPVLKNLNFVINPGEHVAIVGPTGSGKTTILSLICRFYDPIEGEIFIDGVDIRKMKKKSLRQNISLVLQDTVLFNTTVEENIRFGKEQATPSQIIESARRASVDSFISQLPKGYHTIVGEKGVFLSGGQRQRVGLARAFLRNAPILLLDEPTSSLDLKTEQQLVSSLLLLMQNKTTLFVTHRLHAIHNWKRILVVVDGKICEEGSGEELLRKKGVYYKMWMAGNFSSLTNSGSLFEKTVPL; encoded by the coding sequence ATGAAGACAACAAATCAAGCAAGCCCCTCTAAAAAAAAATCTACCCCAAGCTCCCTTTTCGATTCTTTTTCCATTTACAAAAGAACTTTACCTTATTACAGGCCGTTCCTATCAAAAATCCTCTTTTGTTTCATATTGGTCGTAATTTCTGTTGGACTCAACCTATTAAGACCTTGGCCGGTGAAGTGGCTGATTGACGACGTCCTTTTAAAAGCTTCGAATTCTCACGGAGCTTTTCCTGTCCCGGTGCAAAACATAACGGTGATGGTTTTTTTGGGCTGCTTTGCTCTTTTTACGATCTACCTGGTCCACAGCGGGCTGACGCTTATTATCAATTCTCTCCTATACAAGATAGCCCTTCTGGCTCTGCTTAAACTGCGAACCGACACCTTTTCCTTTCTTCAGTATCTTCCGCTTCGCTTCCACGAATCCACGCAAAGTGGGGACATTATCTATAGGATAGCCTATGACACGCAATCGATCATGACCTTGTTTATTAGAGGAGTCAGCACTATCTTTAGCTCCCTTCTCCTTCTTGTCGGCACATTGGTAGTGATGTTAAAACTCAACTTTTACTTAGCCGTCACGGCCCTAGGAATAGCCCCCTTGTTATGGATTGTCATCGGCGTCAACACTTCAAAGATCAGGCATAAGAGCACGCAGGTGCAAGAAAAAGAAAGCAGCCTGCTTTCAGAAACTTCGGAAAGAATTTCGGCCATTCGACTCATTCAAGCTTATTCTCAAGAAGAAAAAGCTATAGCTTCTTTCAAAAATGCAGCATGGAACAGCCTCAATACTAACTATGACTATTTGCTTACGACCAATCGTTATTCTCTGCTCGTTACCCTGATCACGGCTTTGGGAACCGCAATTATCCTCTTTATTGGTGCAAAAGAAGTTTTAAATGGCAGGCTTTCCATTGGCCAGCTTTGGATTTTTTTAAGCTACTTGGCTTCCCTCTATCAACCCATGGAACAGTTGAGTTATACCTCATGGACATTAGAAAGTGCTGCAAGTAGCTTGAAAAGAATTTTTGAGCTGTTCGACATTCCTAACGAACTGCCCGATCCTCCAAAAGGGATTGAACTTGAGCAGGTCCAAGGAAAAATAGAATTTAGGAATGTCTCATTCCAGTATAACCCTGGAAAGCCTGTTCTCAAAAACCTCAACTTTGTCATCAATCCCGGAGAACACGTAGCCATTGTTGGTCCGACAGGATCAGGGAAAACCACTATTCTATCCCTAATTTGTCGGTTCTATGATCCTATTGAAGGAGAAATATTCATCGATGGCGTAGATATCCGCAAGATGAAGAAAAAATCCCTGCGCCAAAATATTTCTCTTGTTCTGCAAGATACCGTGCTATTCAATACCACCGTCGAAGAAAATATCAGGTTTGGTAAAGAGCAAGCCACCCCAAGCCAAATTATCGAATCAGCCCGGAGGGCTTCCGTGGATTCTTTCATCTCTCAATTACCCAAGGGCTATCATACGATAGTAGGAGAAAAAGGCGTTTTTTTAAGTGGCGGCCAAAGGCAAAGAGTAGGTTTGGCCAGGGCTTTTTTGAGAAATGCCCCCATTCTTCTCCTGGATGAACCCACCAGTTCCTTGGACTTAAAAACAGAGCAACAACTGGTCAGTTCCCTCCTTCTCCTTATGCAGAACAAAACCACCCTGTTTGTTACCCACCGATTGCACGCAATCCATAACTGGAAAAGAATCCTCGTTGTTGTCGATGGGAAGATATGCGAAGAAGGAAGCGGCGAAGAACTCTTAAGGAAAAAAGGGGTTTATTACAAGATGTGGATGGCGGGAAACTTTTCTTCACTAACAAACTCTGGCAGTCTCTTTGAAAAAACCGTCCCCCTTTAA
- a CDS encoding substrate-binding domain-containing protein codes for MPKKLFLNNTLSSPLRLARIGKGLSQKELAAKIGVSRQTIHAMENGLYVPNTAVALRLARVLEKTVEFLFPYSPDFIEADVLVDENQKISTRYVVGEVRGRKIAWPSTSLETSLGFFEANALRLPSLVNNNRQLRLLFPYSEMEKQVFLLGCDPALGLLSSRLSRYSDFKLWWVRQSSLKALEFMKSGFAHIGGFHFPKEYPKNNVESGTEALMGTGGFILSFSQWEEGFAVQPANPLKIYKIEDLLRKEVRFVNRDHGSGSRILFDHLLSEADISPHQLNGYTVELPSSFEVARAVSYGFADVALTSRACAEFLGLDFIPLYLMEFCLVVPKDLTLYPPVEKFLDFLQSGDFKEELTMLPGYNFDSLGKIIKEIHGKEKPSSSSQ; via the coding sequence ATGCCCAAAAAATTATTCTTGAACAATACCTTGAGTAGTCCTCTCCGATTGGCGAGGATTGGCAAGGGCTTGTCTCAAAAAGAACTGGCTGCAAAAATAGGAGTAAGTAGGCAGACTATTCACGCGATGGAAAATGGACTTTACGTTCCCAATACGGCCGTTGCATTGAGGTTGGCCAGGGTTTTGGAAAAAACTGTGGAGTTTCTTTTTCCCTATAGCCCCGATTTTATCGAAGCGGATGTCCTGGTTGATGAAAATCAGAAAATATCCACTAGGTACGTAGTGGGAGAGGTCAGGGGCCGGAAAATCGCGTGGCCGTCTACCTCCCTTGAGACCTCCTTGGGCTTTTTCGAAGCAAATGCTTTACGCCTCCCTTCTCTTGTCAATAATAACAGGCAATTAAGGCTTCTTTTTCCCTATTCTGAAATGGAAAAACAGGTTTTTTTGCTCGGGTGCGATCCTGCCTTAGGCTTACTTTCGAGCCGCCTATCTCGATATTCGGATTTCAAGCTCTGGTGGGTTAGGCAGTCGAGCCTGAAGGCTCTAGAGTTTATGAAATCCGGTTTTGCCCATATAGGCGGATTCCATTTTCCCAAGGAATACCCGAAGAACAATGTTGAGAGCGGTACTGAAGCATTAATGGGAACGGGAGGGTTTATCCTTTCTTTCAGCCAGTGGGAAGAAGGTTTTGCTGTGCAGCCAGCAAATCCCTTAAAAATTTATAAAATTGAAGATCTTCTCCGCAAAGAGGTTCGTTTTGTGAACAGGGATCATGGATCGGGTTCTCGCATACTCTTTGACCATCTCCTTTCGGAAGCGGATATATCTCCTCATCAGCTAAACGGTTATACGGTGGAACTGCCTTCTTCATTTGAAGTGGCTCGAGCCGTTTCCTATGGTTTTGCCGACGTTGCTTTGACTTCAAGGGCTTGTGCAGAATTCCTAGGCTTGGATTTTATTCCTCTTTATCTGATGGAATTTTGCTTGGTGGTTCCTAAGGATTTAACTTTATATCCCCCGGTTGAAAAATTCCTCGATTTTCTCCAATCCGGAGATTTTAAAGAAGAATTGACCATGCTACCCGGCTACAACTTTGATTCCCTTGGAAAGATAATCAAAGAAATTCATGGCAAAGAAAAGCCGTCGTCTTCTAGCCAATAG
- the ftsA gene encoding cell division protein FtsA — MFWKKEWPILVGLEIGTSKIACSVAELKKEGELYLLGIAEAPSLHVRKGEIVDFELAQKSIQDALLEAESKTNVEIKEVYLAVSGAHIRSFNSKVVIGLGEEGDRIDQKHLNELRDLVRYQTLPSGQVLLHDLLKTYYLDDGTATENPVGLFSKKLAAEYHLISGIATRLQTTIRCVKELSIDVRHYCLSIFATALAVLTRDQKKRGAIVIDLGAGLSDYIVYHRGLIVHSGVIGVGQDHLTNDLALALRIPFPQAEEIKRHFGSYRSDKEYLKKRVALSGQSLSEEKLVPYNTIVKILKARQGEIFEIIKEDLESQSFWPHFTGDIYLTGGGSMIEGIVELAQEIFGHPVKIADPLHFEGDQSYVQRPDLYTVLGLLRYARVFELENIKAGPLDKMRTSLMKILGNIKFLN; from the coding sequence ATGTTTTGGAAAAAAGAGTGGCCGATTCTTGTCGGTTTGGAAATTGGAACCAGTAAAATAGCTTGTTCGGTGGCGGAGCTGAAAAAAGAGGGTGAACTTTATCTTCTAGGGATTGCTGAAGCTCCTTCCTTGCATGTAAGAAAAGGAGAAATCGTTGATTTCGAATTGGCTCAAAAATCGATCCAGGATGCGCTCCTGGAAGCGGAGTCAAAAACTAATGTTGAAATCAAAGAAGTGTACCTAGCCGTCAGTGGAGCCCACATTCGTTCGTTTAATTCTAAAGTGGTAATTGGCCTTGGAGAGGAGGGGGATCGGATAGATCAAAAGCATTTGAACGAGCTTCGTGATCTTGTTCGGTATCAAACTTTACCCTCAGGGCAGGTTCTTTTGCACGATTTATTGAAAACTTATTATCTAGATGATGGAACGGCAACAGAAAACCCGGTAGGGCTTTTTTCAAAAAAGTTGGCTGCAGAATACCATTTAATTTCTGGGATAGCTACACGGCTGCAAACAACCATTCGATGTGTAAAGGAGCTTTCTATAGACGTACGCCATTATTGCTTGAGCATTTTTGCTACGGCCCTAGCTGTGTTGACACGTGATCAAAAGAAACGGGGAGCCATCGTTATTGATCTGGGAGCCGGCCTTTCGGATTACATCGTATATCACAGGGGACTTATTGTGCATTCAGGGGTTATAGGGGTGGGACAGGATCATTTGACCAACGATTTAGCCTTAGCTTTAAGAATACCGTTTCCCCAAGCTGAAGAGATAAAGAGACATTTTGGATCCTATCGTTCCGATAAAGAATATTTAAAAAAAAGGGTTGCTTTAAGCGGCCAATCCCTTTCTGAAGAAAAACTGGTGCCTTATAATACCATAGTAAAAATATTGAAGGCTCGACAGGGGGAAATATTCGAAATTATTAAGGAAGATTTGGAAAGTCAATCTTTTTGGCCCCATTTTACTGGAGATATCTATCTTACGGGTGGAGGAAGCATGATCGAGGGGATAGTGGAGCTGGCGCAAGAGATCTTTGGTCACCCCGTGAAGATTGCAGACCCCCTTCATTTTGAGGGAGACCAATCCTACGTGCAGCGACCAGACCTTTATACCGTTCTTGGCTTACTGAGGTATGCCCGGGTATTTGAACTCGAAAATATAAAAGCAGGTCCTTTGGATAAGATGAGAACTTCATTAATGAAAATTCTAGGAAATATTAAATTTTTGAATTAA